A window from Drosophila kikkawai strain 14028-0561.14 chromosome 2L, DkikHiC1v2, whole genome shotgun sequence encodes these proteins:
- the CLIP-190 gene encoding restin homolog isoform X6, whose translation MSDETGDTGEAAAAPPTPQPATNTEGSMEAPASKIPAPSRSNIPTPASSVTGIPTASKMKVPSNFGSTGSVSKIGRPCCNNTAPKTGPPPRDTASMSRESDDNLSSINSAYTDHNSTVLTANTEQFIIGQRVWVGGLRSGQIAYIGETHFAPGDWAGIVLDEPNGKNDGCVSGKRYFQCEPKRGIFSRLTRLTTYPMSGAHTPTSPLAKNSPDRSRTVSPTASIRSSMLRSPGIGGKNGLTVGDRVIVSSGFGSRPGILRYLGETQFAPGNWCGVELDEASGKNDGAVDGIRYFECKPKYGVFVPIAKVTLSPSSKKTRLSRTGSRESLTSIGTMNSIATTNTSRMRMNAQQRKSITPVKPIITTPKSQFSMQDLLREKQQHVEQLMVERDLDREDAQNQALQLQKNINELKARIVELQSELGDERKKSEELQFCGDEMNKRQGVKFTLDCSSSEGVLMNLCAHIEEIGYLLNSDSTSNNSAQSQVYKEKIHDLESKVTQLESATPSLQSLPPPVPLPDDSALKEEIAQLQDKLSVQQKETEARIAEQLEEEQRLRENVKYLQEQNATLQAELVSKDESLEKFSLSEVGIENLRRELALLKEENEKQAEEAQADFSQKLAAKTEELEKINAELLSLKAASDSLESERVNKTDECEILQTEVRMRDEQIKELNQQLDELTTQLNVQKADSSALDEMLRQQTAGSDEKSTILEQTQKELLQLKEEAAKKQEERDQLEKLLTEAKQLGDQEKLVREKAEQEISQIKLEKETVDQLLVTKQTELEVCQKEQTETKSQLDANKELNAQKDLNLVEAKETLKKLQQQLEENSQVQAKLVADLEEQKMDQEATLKTKEQEFQKLEAKSAETEGLLKTTQMQLEQFQQQAAASGEEGAKNLAKLQEEISQLKSQAEKTQSDLKASQADAETKAKKLETANVTIEQETQKLSNLQEQLSQLKAEVDQTKSALSSSQTDVESRTKQLEAANAALEKVNKEYAESRAEASHLEDQIKEITEKLHAELLAERSSASDLHTKLSKFSEELATGKKELNSKADVWSQEMLQKEKELQDLRQQLQYSEDSQTKLKAEAERKESSLQETIKTLQDQVTKAKAENQELNSGTQETIKDLQERLEITNAEIQHKEKMAAEDAQKIADLKTLVEAIQVANANISATNAELSTVLEVLQAEKSETNHIFELFEMEADMNAERLIEKLTGMKDELKDTHAKLDEGQKKCQELEKSLEQVTQSEQSLQQESLNSKEQLKELQQSLGELQESLKQKDELVLVLEGKLRDASSELEGTTSSSKEIQEKLQEAQQKEKTLQEEGAKLSQELQQLQITKVQHVELLKQKDELVQNLEQRLKESNTHLETQSSSSKETQEKLEDAQKREKALQEEAAKLSEQLQQVQKANSEVNDSLVKVEGLVKDFEEKLEAARQQVEAQQAANKELQDQLKKALESEGNLQGKSLAAAEHLTQLQQANGELQEMLTRKEETLKNLEENLAETNSQLKTQTGSHNELQDKLEQAQLKERSLQEETAKLLEQVEQLKQANEELQKSLKQKQTLLEKGNEFDNQLAEYQKVIDEMDDTASTKSKLLEQLQNRVVELEAALHQANEAQKTANLETKELRRQLESLQLEKSMEILTLKTQMNGAGSSQLGKGDAVEPLDSETSLAKINFLNSIIADMQQKNDALKAKVQTLETLPMDFTKPHAFDVLTKRKPAPRLFCDICDEFDKHETEDCPIQAGEDRDYSPPPTAEANNNEKKERKLPAPRKYCESCEVFGHDTSECADDETY comes from the exons ataccGCCAGCATGAGTCGTGAAAGCGATGACAATTTAAGTTCGATCAATTCGGCTTATACag ATCACAACAGCACTGTGCTGACAGCGAACACCGAGCAGTTCATCATTGGCCAGCGGGTATGGGTCGGAGGCCTTCGGTCCGGACAGATTGCTTATATTGGAGAGACACATTTTGCACCCGGCGACTGGGCAGGCATTGTCCTGGATGAACCCAATG gcAAAAACGATGGGTGTGTTTCAGGCAAAAGATACTTCCAGTGCGAGCCAAAACGCGGCATTTTCTCGCGGCTCACGCGTCTTACCACATATCCCATGTCCGGAGCCCACACTCCCACATCGCCTTTGGCCAAGAACTCGCCAGACAGATCGCGCACAGTCTCCCCAACAGCGAGTATTCGCAGCTCCATGCTTCGTAGTCCCGGAATAGGCGGCA AAAATGGCCTTACCGTTGGCGACCGTGTGATTGTCTCCTCTGGCTTTGGCAGTCGTCCTGGCATCTTGCGTTACCTGGGCGAGACACAGTTTGCTCCTGGCAACTGGTGCGGCGTGGAATTGGATGAGGCAAGCGGCAAAAACGATGGAGCCGTGGATGGTATAAG ATACTTCGAGTGCAAGCCCAAATACGGGGTGTTTGTGCCCATAGCAAAGGTCACTTTGTCGCCGTCGTCAAAGAAGACGCGTCTGTCTAGGACCGGATCACGGGAGTCGCTCACCTCGATCGGCACCATGAACAGCATTGCCACCACAAATACGTCGCGCATGCGCATGAATGCTCAG CAGCGCAAGTCGATCACGCCAGTTAAGCCCATAATAACGACGCCGAAAAGCCAATTTTCCATGCAG GATCTGCTGCGCGAGAAGCAACAACATGTGGAGCAGTTGATGGTGGAGCGGGACTTGGACCGCGAGGATGCACAGAACCAGGCGCTGCAGCTGCAGAAGAACATCAACGAG CTTAAGGCCAGGATTGTCGAACTGCAGTCGGAATTGGGCGATGAGCGCAAGAAATCGGAGGAGTTGCAATTTTGTGGCGATGAAATGAAT AAAAGGCAAGGCGTCAAGTTCACTTTGGATTGCAGTTCTTCCGAAGGTGTATTAATGAATTTGTGTGCCCATATTGAAGAAATAggatatttattaaattcggATAGCACATCCAATAATTCG GCGCAATCCCAGGTGTACAAGGAAAAGATACACGATCTGGAATCAAAGGTCACCCAACTAGAGTCTG CCACACCCAGTCTTCAAAGTCTTCCGCCACCTGTTCCGCTACCGGATGACAGTGCCCTCAAGGAGGAGATTGCTCAGCTGCAGGACAAATTGAGCGTTCAACAGAAGGAGACTGAAGCCCGAATAGCTGAGCAGCTGGAGGAAGAACAACGGCTAAGGGAGAACGTAAAGTACCTGCAGGAACAGAATGCCACGCTGCAGGCTGAACTGGTGTCCAAGGATGAGTCGCTGGAGAAGTTCTCCCTCTCCGAGGTTGGAATCGAGAATCTGCGCAGGGAATTGGCGCTGCTCAAGGAGGAGAACGAAAAGCAGGCCGAGGAGGCCCAGGCAGACTTCTCCCAAAAACTAGCAGCCAAAACCGAGGAGCTGGAAAAGATCAACGCCGAATTGCTGAGCCTGAAGGCCGCCTCCGATTCCCTGGAAAGCGAGAGGGTCAACAAAACCGACGAATGTGAAATACTTCAGACCGAAGTCCGGATGCGGGATGAGCAAATTAAGGAGCTAAACCAACAACTTGATGAGCTAACCACGCAGTTAAACGTACAAAAGGCCGACAGTTCTGCTCTGGATGAAATGCTTCGACAACAAACGGCTGGAAGTGACGAAAAGTCCACTATTCTTGAGCAAACCCAAAAGGAACTGTTGCAACTCAAGGAGGAGGCTGCCAAGAAGCAGGAGGAAAGAGATCAACTAGAAAAGCTATTGACTGAAGCTAAGCAACTTGGGGATCAAGAGAAACTAGTCAGGGAAAAGGCAGAACAGGAAATTagccaaattaaattagaaaaagaAACAGTAGATCAGCTTTTGGTAACCAAGCAAACCGAACTTGAAGTCTGCCAGAAGGAACAGACAGAAACAAAGAGTCAACTTGATGCAAACAAGGAGCTTAATGCCCAGAAGGATCTAAATTTGGTTGAAGCCAAAGAAACTCTGAaaaaactgcagcagcaactggaGGAGAATAGTCAAGTTCAGGCCAAACTGGTAGCTGACCTCGAGGAACAGAAAATGGATCAGGAGGCGACCCTTAAAACCAAAGAGCAGGAATTCCAGAAACTCGAAGCCAAGTCAGCTGAAACCGAAGGACTTCTCAAAACCACACAAATGCAGTTGGAGCAATTCCAGCAACAGGCAGCTGCTTCTGGCGAGGAAGGCGCCAAGAACTTGGCCAAACTGCAGGAGGAGATTAGTCAGCTGAAGTCCCAGGCAGAGAAGACTCAATCGGACTTGAAAGCCAGTCAAGCGGATGCGGAAACCAAGGCCAAGAAGCTGGAGACAGCGAATGTGACAATTGAACAGGAAACTCAAAAGTTGTCCAATTTGCAAGAGCAGCTTAGCCAACTTAAAGCCGAGGTGGATCAGACCAAGTCAGCTCTTAGCTCGAGCCAAACCGATGTGGAGTCCAGGACTAAGCAACTTGAGGCGGCCAATGCTGCGCTTGAAAAGGTCAACAAG GAATACGCCGAATCCCGAGCGGAAGCCTCGCATCTGGAGGACCAGATCAAAGAGATAACTGAGAAACTGCATGCTGAGCTCCTGGCAGAGCGATCCTCAGCCAGCGACCTGCACACCAAGCTTTCCAAGTTCTCTGAGGAATTGGCCACCGGCAAGAAAGAGCTGAACAGCAAGGCCGATGTCTGGAGCCAGGAGATGCTGCAGAAGGAGAAGGAACTCCAGGATCTTCGTCAGCAACTCCAGTACAGTGAAGATTCCCAAACTAAACTTAAGGCAGAGGCCGAAAGAAAAGAATCGTCACTGCAGGAAACCATCAAAACACTTCAGGATCAGGTCACCAAAGCAAAGGCGGAAAATCAAGAGCTTAACAGTGGCACCCAAGAGACAATCAAGGATCTACAAGAGCGGCTGGAGATCACCAACGCCGAGATCCAGCACAAAGAGAAAATGGCTGCCGAAGATGCTCAGAAGATAGCAGACCTAAAAACGCTCGTGGAAGCCATTCAGGTGGCCAATGCCAACATATCAGCCACGAATGCGGAGCTCTCCACAGTCCTGGAGGTCCTTCAAGCGGAGAAAAGCGAAACCAATCACATATTCGAGCTTTTCGAAATGGAGGCCGACATGAATGCCGAGCGTTTGATTGAGAAACTCACTGGCATGAAGGATGAGCTCAAGGATACCCATGCCAAGCTGGATGAGGGGCAGAAAAAGTGCCAGGAACTGGAGAAAAGCTTAGAGCAAGTCACCCAAAGTGAGCAGAGTTTGCAGCAGGAATCCTTGAACTCGAAAGAGCAACTCAAGGAACTCCAACAATCCCTGGGAGAACTTCAGGAGTCACTGAAACAAAAAGATGAACTCGTCCTGGTTTTGGAGGGTAAGCTAAGAGATGCCAGCTCTGAGTTGGAGGGCACGACAAGCTCCTCCAAGGAAATCCAAGAGAAACTACAAGAAGCTCAACAGAAAGAGAAGACTTTACAAGAAGAGGGTGCCAAATTGAGCCAGGAACTGCAACAACTTCAGATAACCAAAGTCCAACATGTCGAGTTACTGAAGCAAAAGGATGAGCTTGTACAGAATTTAGAGCAGAGACTAAAGGAAAGCAATACTCACTTGGAAACACAAAGCTCCTCATCGAAGGAAACCCAAGAAAAACTGGAAGACGCACAGAAGCGGGAAAAGGCCTTGCAGGAGGAAGCTGCCAAATTATCGGAGCAACTGCAGCAAGTACAGAAGGCCAATAGCGAAGTCAACGATTCCCTGGTGAAAGTCGAGGGACTGGTGAAGGATTTCGAGGAGAAACTGGAAGCAGCCAGGCAGCAAGTGGAAGCCCAGCAGGCCGCCAACAAGGAGCTGCAGGATCAGCTTAAGAAAGCTTTGGAAAGCGAGGGAAACCTGCAAGGCAAGTCCCTGGCAGCCGCCGAGCATCTAACTCAGTTGCAGCAGGCCAATGGCGAACTCCAGGAAATGTTGACCAGAAAGGAGGAGACGCTGAAGAACCTGGAGGAAAATCTAGCAGAAACCAATTCCCAATTGAAAACTCAAACGGGCAGCCACAACGAACTGCAGGATAAGTTGGAACAGGCGCAGCTTAAGGAGAGGAGTCTTCAAGAGGAAACAGCCAAGCTATTGGAGCAGGTGGAGCAACTGAAGCAGGCCAACGAGGAGCTCCAGAAATCGCTGAAGCAAAAGCAAACTCTCTTGGAAAAGGGCAATGAGTTTGATAACCAGCTGGCGGAGTACCAGAAAGTCATTGATGAAATGGATGATACGGCCTCCACCAAGTCCAAGCTGCTGGAACAGCTTCAAAATAGAGTGGTGGAGCTCGAGGCGGCTCTCCACCAGGCCAACGAAGCCCAAAAGACTGCCAATCTGGAAACCAAGGAGCTGAGGCGTCAACTGGAATCGCTGCAGTTGGAGAAGTCTATGGAGATTCTAACCCTGAAGACGCAGATGAATGGAGCGGGCAGCAGCCAATTAGGAAAGGGCGATGCAGTGGAG cCACTAGACAGTGAGACCAGTCTGGCGAAGATCAACTTCCTCAACTCAATCATTGCAGACATGCAACAGAAGAATGATGCCCTTAAGGCCAAAGTCCAGACTCTGGAGACCTTGCCAATGGATTTCACCAA ACCCCATGCCTTTGATGTGTTGACCAAGCGTAAGCCTGCTCCTCGACTTTTCTGCGACATCTGCGACGAGTTTGATAAGCACGAGACGGAGGACTGTCCCATCCAGGCTGGCGAGGATCGGGATTACTCCCCACCACCCACCGCCGaggccaacaacaacgagaAGAAGGAACGCAAGCTGCCTGCGCCCAGAAAATACTGCGAGTCCTGCGAGG TCTTTGGCCACGATACCAGCGAATGTGCCGACGATGAGACCTATTAG
- the CLIP-190 gene encoding restin homolog isoform X2, with the protein MSDETGDTGEAAAAPPTPQPATNTEGSMEAPASKIPAPSRSNIPTPASSVTGIPTASKMKVPSNFGSTGSVSKIGRPCCNNTAPKTGPPPRDTASMSRESDDNLSSINSAYTDLYQETVRRFTRSSLSPTSDWDRFSPARRSLKSEAGSRTSYDYYLEATGRRRSSDHNSTVLTANTEQFIIGQRVWVGGLRSGQIAYIGETHFAPGDWAGIVLDEPNGKNDGCVSGKRYFQCEPKRGIFSRLTRLTTYPMSGAHTPTSPLAKNSPDRSRTVSPTASIRSSMLRSPGIGGKNGLTVGDRVIVSSGFGSRPGILRYLGETQFAPGNWCGVELDEASGKNDGAVDGIRYFECKPKYGVFVPIAKVTLSPSSKKTRLSRTGSRESLTSIGTMNSIATTNTSRMRMNAQRKSITPVKPIITTPKSQFSMQDLLREKQQHVEQLMVERDLDREDAQNQALQLQKNINELKARIVELQSELGDERKKSEELQFCGDEMNKRQGVKFTLDCSSSEGVLMNLCAHIEEIGYLLNSDSTSNNSAQSQVYKEKIHDLESKVTQLESATPSLQSLPPPVPLPDDSALKEEIAQLQDKLSVQQKETEARIAEQLEEEQRLRENVKYLQEQNATLQAELVSKDESLEKFSLSEVGIENLRRELALLKEENEKQAEEAQADFSQKLAAKTEELEKINAELLSLKAASDSLESERVNKTDECEILQTEVRMRDEQIKELNQQLDELTTQLNVQKADSSALDEMLRQQTAGSDEKSTILEQTQKELLQLKEEAAKKQEERDQLEKLLTEAKQLGDQEKLVREKAEQEISQIKLEKETVDQLLVTKQTELEVCQKEQTETKSQLDANKELNAQKDLNLVEAKETLKKLQQQLEENSQVQAKLVADLEEQKMDQEATLKTKEQEFQKLEAKSAETEGLLKTTQMQLEQFQQQAAASGEEGAKNLAKLQEEISQLKSQAEKTQSDLKASQADAETKAKKLETANVTIEQETQKLSNLQEQLSQLKAEVDQTKSALSSSQTDVESRTKQLEAANAALEKVNKEYAESRAEASHLEDQIKEITEKLHAELLAERSSASDLHTKLSKFSEELATGKKELNSKADVWSQEMLQKEKELQDLRQQLQYSEDSQTKLKAEAERKESSLQETIKTLQDQVTKAKAENQELNSGTQETIKDLQERLEITNAEIQHKEKMAAEDAQKIADLKTLVEAIQVANANISATNAELSTVLEVLQAEKSETNHIFELFEMEADMNAERLIEKLTGMKDELKDTHAKLDEGQKKCQELEKSLEQVTQSEQSLQQESLNSKEQLKELQQSLGELQESLKQKDELVLVLEGKLRDASSELEGTTSSSKEIQEKLQEAQQKEKTLQEEGAKLSQELQQLQITKVQHVELLKQKDELVQNLEQRLKESNTHLETQSSSSKETQEKLEDAQKREKALQEEAAKLSEQLQQVQKANSEVNDSLVKVEGLVKDFEEKLEAARQQVEAQQAANKELQDQLKKALESEGNLQGKSLAAAEHLTQLQQANGELQEMLTRKEETLKNLEENLAETNSQLKTQTGSHNELQDKLEQAQLKERSLQEETAKLLEQVEQLKQANEELQKSLKQKQTLLEKGNEFDNQLAEYQKVIDEMDDTASTKSKLLEQLQNRVVELEAALHQANEAQKTANLETKELRRQLESLQLEKSMEILTLKTQMNGAGSSQLGKGDAVEPLDSETSLAKINFLNSIIADMQQKNDALKAKVQTLETLPMDFTKPHAFDVLTKRKPAPRLFCDICDEFDKHETEDCPIQAGEDRDYSPPPTAEANNNEKKERKLPAPRKYCESCEVFGHDTSECADDETY; encoded by the exons ataccGCCAGCATGAGTCGTGAAAGCGATGACAATTTAAGTTCGATCAATTCGGCTTATACag atcTCTATCAAGAGACTGTCAGGCGCTTTACGCGATCCTCGCTCTCACCCACATCCGATTGGGACCGCTTTTCGCCCGCTCGCCGCTCGCTAAAATCGGAGGCTGGAAGTCGCACATCTT ATGATTATTATCTAGAGGCCACTGGGCGACGTCGCAGCTCAG ATCACAACAGCACTGTGCTGACAGCGAACACCGAGCAGTTCATCATTGGCCAGCGGGTATGGGTCGGAGGCCTTCGGTCCGGACAGATTGCTTATATTGGAGAGACACATTTTGCACCCGGCGACTGGGCAGGCATTGTCCTGGATGAACCCAATG gcAAAAACGATGGGTGTGTTTCAGGCAAAAGATACTTCCAGTGCGAGCCAAAACGCGGCATTTTCTCGCGGCTCACGCGTCTTACCACATATCCCATGTCCGGAGCCCACACTCCCACATCGCCTTTGGCCAAGAACTCGCCAGACAGATCGCGCACAGTCTCCCCAACAGCGAGTATTCGCAGCTCCATGCTTCGTAGTCCCGGAATAGGCGGCA AAAATGGCCTTACCGTTGGCGACCGTGTGATTGTCTCCTCTGGCTTTGGCAGTCGTCCTGGCATCTTGCGTTACCTGGGCGAGACACAGTTTGCTCCTGGCAACTGGTGCGGCGTGGAATTGGATGAGGCAAGCGGCAAAAACGATGGAGCCGTGGATGGTATAAG ATACTTCGAGTGCAAGCCCAAATACGGGGTGTTTGTGCCCATAGCAAAGGTCACTTTGTCGCCGTCGTCAAAGAAGACGCGTCTGTCTAGGACCGGATCACGGGAGTCGCTCACCTCGATCGGCACCATGAACAGCATTGCCACCACAAATACGTCGCGCATGCGCATGAATGCTCAG CGCAAGTCGATCACGCCAGTTAAGCCCATAATAACGACGCCGAAAAGCCAATTTTCCATGCAG GATCTGCTGCGCGAGAAGCAACAACATGTGGAGCAGTTGATGGTGGAGCGGGACTTGGACCGCGAGGATGCACAGAACCAGGCGCTGCAGCTGCAGAAGAACATCAACGAG CTTAAGGCCAGGATTGTCGAACTGCAGTCGGAATTGGGCGATGAGCGCAAGAAATCGGAGGAGTTGCAATTTTGTGGCGATGAAATGAAT AAAAGGCAAGGCGTCAAGTTCACTTTGGATTGCAGTTCTTCCGAAGGTGTATTAATGAATTTGTGTGCCCATATTGAAGAAATAggatatttattaaattcggATAGCACATCCAATAATTCG GCGCAATCCCAGGTGTACAAGGAAAAGATACACGATCTGGAATCAAAGGTCACCCAACTAGAGTCTG CCACACCCAGTCTTCAAAGTCTTCCGCCACCTGTTCCGCTACCGGATGACAGTGCCCTCAAGGAGGAGATTGCTCAGCTGCAGGACAAATTGAGCGTTCAACAGAAGGAGACTGAAGCCCGAATAGCTGAGCAGCTGGAGGAAGAACAACGGCTAAGGGAGAACGTAAAGTACCTGCAGGAACAGAATGCCACGCTGCAGGCTGAACTGGTGTCCAAGGATGAGTCGCTGGAGAAGTTCTCCCTCTCCGAGGTTGGAATCGAGAATCTGCGCAGGGAATTGGCGCTGCTCAAGGAGGAGAACGAAAAGCAGGCCGAGGAGGCCCAGGCAGACTTCTCCCAAAAACTAGCAGCCAAAACCGAGGAGCTGGAAAAGATCAACGCCGAATTGCTGAGCCTGAAGGCCGCCTCCGATTCCCTGGAAAGCGAGAGGGTCAACAAAACCGACGAATGTGAAATACTTCAGACCGAAGTCCGGATGCGGGATGAGCAAATTAAGGAGCTAAACCAACAACTTGATGAGCTAACCACGCAGTTAAACGTACAAAAGGCCGACAGTTCTGCTCTGGATGAAATGCTTCGACAACAAACGGCTGGAAGTGACGAAAAGTCCACTATTCTTGAGCAAACCCAAAAGGAACTGTTGCAACTCAAGGAGGAGGCTGCCAAGAAGCAGGAGGAAAGAGATCAACTAGAAAAGCTATTGACTGAAGCTAAGCAACTTGGGGATCAAGAGAAACTAGTCAGGGAAAAGGCAGAACAGGAAATTagccaaattaaattagaaaaagaAACAGTAGATCAGCTTTTGGTAACCAAGCAAACCGAACTTGAAGTCTGCCAGAAGGAACAGACAGAAACAAAGAGTCAACTTGATGCAAACAAGGAGCTTAATGCCCAGAAGGATCTAAATTTGGTTGAAGCCAAAGAAACTCTGAaaaaactgcagcagcaactggaGGAGAATAGTCAAGTTCAGGCCAAACTGGTAGCTGACCTCGAGGAACAGAAAATGGATCAGGAGGCGACCCTTAAAACCAAAGAGCAGGAATTCCAGAAACTCGAAGCCAAGTCAGCTGAAACCGAAGGACTTCTCAAAACCACACAAATGCAGTTGGAGCAATTCCAGCAACAGGCAGCTGCTTCTGGCGAGGAAGGCGCCAAGAACTTGGCCAAACTGCAGGAGGAGATTAGTCAGCTGAAGTCCCAGGCAGAGAAGACTCAATCGGACTTGAAAGCCAGTCAAGCGGATGCGGAAACCAAGGCCAAGAAGCTGGAGACAGCGAATGTGACAATTGAACAGGAAACTCAAAAGTTGTCCAATTTGCAAGAGCAGCTTAGCCAACTTAAAGCCGAGGTGGATCAGACCAAGTCAGCTCTTAGCTCGAGCCAAACCGATGTGGAGTCCAGGACTAAGCAACTTGAGGCGGCCAATGCTGCGCTTGAAAAGGTCAACAAG GAATACGCCGAATCCCGAGCGGAAGCCTCGCATCTGGAGGACCAGATCAAAGAGATAACTGAGAAACTGCATGCTGAGCTCCTGGCAGAGCGATCCTCAGCCAGCGACCTGCACACCAAGCTTTCCAAGTTCTCTGAGGAATTGGCCACCGGCAAGAAAGAGCTGAACAGCAAGGCCGATGTCTGGAGCCAGGAGATGCTGCAGAAGGAGAAGGAACTCCAGGATCTTCGTCAGCAACTCCAGTACAGTGAAGATTCCCAAACTAAACTTAAGGCAGAGGCCGAAAGAAAAGAATCGTCACTGCAGGAAACCATCAAAACACTTCAGGATCAGGTCACCAAAGCAAAGGCGGAAAATCAAGAGCTTAACAGTGGCACCCAAGAGACAATCAAGGATCTACAAGAGCGGCTGGAGATCACCAACGCCGAGATCCAGCACAAAGAGAAAATGGCTGCCGAAGATGCTCAGAAGATAGCAGACCTAAAAACGCTCGTGGAAGCCATTCAGGTGGCCAATGCCAACATATCAGCCACGAATGCGGAGCTCTCCACAGTCCTGGAGGTCCTTCAAGCGGAGAAAAGCGAAACCAATCACATATTCGAGCTTTTCGAAATGGAGGCCGACATGAATGCCGAGCGTTTGATTGAGAAACTCACTGGCATGAAGGATGAGCTCAAGGATACCCATGCCAAGCTGGATGAGGGGCAGAAAAAGTGCCAGGAACTGGAGAAAAGCTTAGAGCAAGTCACCCAAAGTGAGCAGAGTTTGCAGCAGGAATCCTTGAACTCGAAAGAGCAACTCAAGGAACTCCAACAATCCCTGGGAGAACTTCAGGAGTCACTGAAACAAAAAGATGAACTCGTCCTGGTTTTGGAGGGTAAGCTAAGAGATGCCAGCTCTGAGTTGGAGGGCACGACAAGCTCCTCCAAGGAAATCCAAGAGAAACTACAAGAAGCTCAACAGAAAGAGAAGACTTTACAAGAAGAGGGTGCCAAATTGAGCCAGGAACTGCAACAACTTCAGATAACCAAAGTCCAACATGTCGAGTTACTGAAGCAAAAGGATGAGCTTGTACAGAATTTAGAGCAGAGACTAAAGGAAAGCAATACTCACTTGGAAACACAAAGCTCCTCATCGAAGGAAACCCAAGAAAAACTGGAAGACGCACAGAAGCGGGAAAAGGCCTTGCAGGAGGAAGCTGCCAAATTATCGGAGCAACTGCAGCAAGTACAGAAGGCCAATAGCGAAGTCAACGATTCCCTGGTGAAAGTCGAGGGACTGGTGAAGGATTTCGAGGAGAAACTGGAAGCAGCCAGGCAGCAAGTGGAAGCCCAGCAGGCCGCCAACAAGGAGCTGCAGGATCAGCTTAAGAAAGCTTTGGAAAGCGAGGGAAACCTGCAAGGCAAGTCCCTGGCAGCCGCCGAGCATCTAACTCAGTTGCAGCAGGCCAATGGCGAACTCCAGGAAATGTTGACCAGAAAGGAGGAGACGCTGAAGAACCTGGAGGAAAATCTAGCAGAAACCAATTCCCAATTGAAAACTCAAACGGGCAGCCACAACGAACTGCAGGATAAGTTGGAACAGGCGCAGCTTAAGGAGAGGAGTCTTCAAGAGGAAACAGCCAAGCTATTGGAGCAGGTGGAGCAACTGAAGCAGGCCAACGAGGAGCTCCAGAAATCGCTGAAGCAAAAGCAAACTCTCTTGGAAAAGGGCAATGAGTTTGATAACCAGCTGGCGGAGTACCAGAAAGTCATTGATGAAATGGATGATACGGCCTCCACCAAGTCCAAGCTGCTGGAACAGCTTCAAAATAGAGTGGTGGAGCTCGAGGCGGCTCTCCACCAGGCCAACGAAGCCCAAAAGACTGCCAATCTGGAAACCAAGGAGCTGAGGCGTCAACTGGAATCGCTGCAGTTGGAGAAGTCTATGGAGATTCTAACCCTGAAGACGCAGATGAATGGAGCGGGCAGCAGCCAATTAGGAAAGGGCGATGCAGTGGAG cCACTAGACAGTGAGACCAGTCTGGCGAAGATCAACTTCCTCAACTCAATCATTGCAGACATGCAACAGAAGAATGATGCCCTTAAGGCCAAAGTCCAGACTCTGGAGACCTTGCCAATGGATTTCACCAA ACCCCATGCCTTTGATGTGTTGACCAAGCGTAAGCCTGCTCCTCGACTTTTCTGCGACATCTGCGACGAGTTTGATAAGCACGAGACGGAGGACTGTCCCATCCAGGCTGGCGAGGATCGGGATTACTCCCCACCACCCACCGCCGaggccaacaacaacgagaAGAAGGAACGCAAGCTGCCTGCGCCCAGAAAATACTGCGAGTCCTGCGAGG TCTTTGGCCACGATACCAGCGAATGTGCCGACGATGAGACCTATTAG